In Leucobacter insecticola, one DNA window encodes the following:
- a CDS encoding PIN domain-containing protein, whose amino-acid sequence MTILNESLTGIDTNVLLRYLLKDDAKQYAVAKEFFASLSPSNPGFITQVTLAETYWVLAKSQKLPKATCLAIIGQLARSPVIEFDDGEGVMRAIILAEEGADFADALIEGAMGLFGVTETVTFDQHAASALGWRNLND is encoded by the coding sequence ATGACAATACTCAACGAATCCCTCACTGGAATCGATACCAATGTCCTGCTGCGGTACCTCCTCAAAGACGACGCCAAGCAGTACGCTGTCGCCAAGGAGTTTTTCGCCTCATTGTCGCCATCGAACCCTGGATTCATCACACAAGTAACCCTCGCAGAAACGTACTGGGTACTCGCAAAGAGCCAGAAGCTCCCCAAAGCCACCTGCCTGGCCATCATCGGTCAGCTCGCACGCTCCCCGGTGATTGAGTTCGATGACGGGGAGGGAGTGATGCGGGCGATCATCCTCGCCGAGGAGGGTGCAGACTTCGCGGACGCGCTCATTGAGGGCGCAATGGGCCTCTTCGGGGTGACCGAAACGGTGACCTTCGATCAACACGCGGCAAGCGCCCTCGGCTGGCGCAACCTCAATGACTGA
- a CDS encoding copper chaperone PCu(A)C, giving the protein MFNISLNSHRTVFRRGTAVTAAAAFALAAPLLLSGCSAQSAPADDKGSSTDANASASAKKEADQLKVSDAWAKASAADMVAGEGMTGLFATITNDSDRDIKIVSATSDVAKMAELHEVVDGKMQEKDGGFVVPAGGTLELMPGGLHIMLMGMEKPILAGDDVHVTLELGDGSTVTLHALVKDTSGANEEYSGKDDGHGGTSGEHGDLNDDHAGH; this is encoded by the coding sequence ATGTTCAACATTTCACTCAATTCACACCGCACCGTCTTCCGCCGTGGCACCGCTGTGACGGCCGCAGCCGCCTTCGCCCTCGCAGCTCCCCTGCTGCTCAGCGGGTGCAGCGCCCAGAGCGCCCCGGCAGACGACAAGGGATCCTCCACCGATGCGAACGCTTCGGCCTCGGCGAAGAAAGAAGCGGATCAGCTGAAGGTCAGCGACGCGTGGGCCAAAGCGAGCGCAGCCGACATGGTCGCGGGCGAGGGCATGACGGGCCTGTTCGCGACGATCACGAACGACAGCGATCGGGACATCAAGATCGTGAGCGCCACGAGCGACGTGGCAAAGATGGCCGAGTTGCACGAGGTCGTTGACGGCAAGATGCAGGAGAAAGACGGCGGCTTCGTGGTGCCCGCCGGCGGCACCCTCGAGCTGATGCCGGGCGGCCTGCACATCATGCTCATGGGCATGGAGAAGCCGATCCTGGCGGGCGACGACGTGCACGTCACACTCGAACTCGGTGACGGTTCCACGGTGACACTGCACGCGCTCGTCAAGGACACCTCGGGCGCGAACGAAGAATACTCCGGCAAGGATGACGGGCACGGCGGCACGAGCGGCGAGCACGGCGACCTGAACGATGATCATGCCGGACACTAA
- the infC gene encoding translation initiation factor IF-3 — protein sequence MEKPNTRSEESEISEPRTNDKIRVPEVRLVGVGGEQVGVVPIETALRLAADADLDLVEVAPNSKPPVAKIMDFGKFKYEAAQKAKDARRNQANTVLKEVRFRLKIDKHDYETKTKRAIGFLAQGDKVKAMILFRGREQSRPEQGVRLLQQFAEDINEYGVVESSPRIDGRNMVMVIAPFKNKSEAKAEQNARRAEEKATRKADKASDSGASAEASE from the coding sequence ATGGAGAAGCCGAATACGAGATCAGAGGAGTCAGAGATCAGCGAGCCCCGCACGAATGACAAAATCCGCGTCCCCGAAGTACGCCTGGTGGGAGTCGGCGGCGAGCAGGTTGGCGTGGTGCCAATCGAGACTGCGCTGCGCCTTGCCGCGGATGCTGATCTTGATCTCGTAGAGGTTGCCCCGAACTCGAAGCCGCCCGTGGCAAAGATCATGGACTTCGGCAAGTTCAAGTACGAGGCTGCCCAGAAGGCAAAAGATGCCCGTCGCAATCAGGCGAACACGGTCCTCAAAGAGGTCCGTTTCCGCCTGAAGATCGATAAGCACGACTACGAGACGAAGACGAAGCGTGCCATTGGCTTCCTGGCCCAGGGCGATAAGGTCAAGGCCATGATCCTGTTCCGCGGGCGAGAGCAGTCGCGCCCTGAGCAGGGTGTTCGTCTCCTGCAGCAGTTCGCTGAAGACATCAACGAGTACGGGGTTGTTGAATCCTCGCCCCGGATCGATGGCCGCAACATGGTGATGGTCATCGCTCCGTTCAAAAACAAGTCTGAAGCAAAGGCTGAGCAGAACGCTCGCCGAGCTGAAGAAAAAGCCACCCGCAAGGCCGATAAGGCGTCTGATTCAGGCGCTTCGGCCGAAGCGAGCGAATAA
- a CDS encoding class I SAM-dependent methyltransferase, with translation MGQAENLGVATASLAGILAWYSLIHTPPAVIDRALAEFARAIRPGGSLLIGFFAGTLEAPFEHAVTPAYYWSTPALSQRLMRAGFTPTESVTRSDVGSRPHGAIVARREHSRSPALEPTSIPPRDRNA, from the coding sequence GTGGGTCAGGCTGAGAACCTCGGTGTCGCAACCGCGAGCCTGGCTGGAATACTGGCCTGGTACTCGCTCATCCACACCCCACCAGCGGTCATTGATCGCGCTCTCGCGGAGTTTGCTCGCGCCATTCGACCGGGAGGCTCCCTCCTCATTGGCTTTTTTGCAGGAACCCTCGAGGCCCCCTTTGAACACGCCGTGACGCCCGCCTACTACTGGTCAACGCCTGCGCTCTCGCAGAGACTCATGCGCGCGGGATTCACCCCGACCGAATCGGTAACCCGAAGCGATGTGGGGTCCCGTCCGCACGGCGCGATCGTGGCACGACGAGAGCACTCACGCTCACCGGCGCTCGAACCTACTTCGATCCCGCCCCGAGACCGAAACGCGTGA
- a CDS encoding NAD-dependent epimerase/dehydratase family protein, which produces MPHTPPHHLILGAGFIGRAVAAQLLARGDEVTVATRSGTILPGAHAVTLDASNTAELTAAQAHAATTFVCTNPRYSRWPTDWPPIFSSLISASQTSGSRIVMMGNLYGHGKATMPMTEHSPMNPVERKGRIRADGWHQLLEAHNRGSITAVEVRASDYIGPHATSTTHVGERFFAPIMRSQTARVIGNPEIPHAWSYLPDIAATLIAAADADDRDLWGRSWLVPSTTRSRSEIAADINSAFGSHGRAARLPSLALHAAGLVNPDVKEVIRSSYQFEMPFVVDSRETEQLLGVRATAWPEVIRTTGESYLN; this is translated from the coding sequence GTGCCACACACTCCACCCCACCATCTCATTCTCGGCGCAGGCTTCATCGGACGTGCCGTCGCCGCGCAGTTGCTCGCCCGTGGCGACGAGGTCACCGTCGCGACCCGAAGCGGCACGATCCTTCCCGGGGCTCACGCCGTCACCCTCGACGCGAGCAACACTGCGGAGCTCACCGCAGCGCAAGCACACGCCGCGACCACCTTTGTGTGCACCAACCCGCGCTACAGTCGGTGGCCCACCGACTGGCCCCCGATCTTCAGCTCGCTCATCAGCGCCAGCCAAACGAGCGGTTCTCGGATTGTCATGATGGGCAACCTCTACGGGCACGGCAAAGCCACGATGCCGATGACCGAGCACTCCCCCATGAACCCGGTGGAAAGAAAAGGGCGGATCCGCGCGGACGGCTGGCACCAACTTCTCGAGGCGCACAATCGCGGATCGATCACCGCCGTCGAGGTCCGGGCAAGCGACTACATCGGCCCCCACGCAACCTCGACAACTCACGTTGGCGAGCGGTTCTTTGCCCCCATCATGCGTTCACAGACCGCACGGGTCATCGGTAACCCAGAGATCCCGCACGCCTGGAGCTACCTGCCCGACATTGCCGCAACACTCATCGCTGCAGCTGACGCCGACGACCGCGATCTCTGGGGACGATCCTGGCTGGTTCCCAGCACCACACGCTCCCGCTCCGAGATCGCCGCAGACATTAACTCCGCCTTTGGCTCACACGGTCGAGCCGCACGACTGCCGTCCTTAGCACTGCACGCCGCCGGCCTCGTCAATCCAGACGTGAAGGAGGTCATCCGCAGCAGCTACCAATTCGAGATGCCGTTCGTCGTTGACTCGCGCGAAACCGAACAGCTTCTCGGGGTGCGGGCGACCGCTTGGCCAGAGGTGATCCGCACCACCGGCGAGTCATATCTCAACTGA
- a CDS encoding AbrB/MazE/SpoVT family DNA-binding domain-containing protein, producing the protein MPVATLSSKGQITIPQEIRRDLELDTGSQVMIIKVGAGQYRIMARNSSIEDLAGILYDPTRPTMSIEEMNEAIADGGAESGMRGMNPARLG; encoded by the coding sequence ATGCCAGTCGCCACACTGTCAAGCAAAGGCCAGATCACGATCCCCCAAGAAATTCGCAGAGACCTCGAGCTCGACACCGGGTCACAAGTGATGATCATTAAGGTCGGGGCTGGCCAGTATCGCATCATGGCGCGCAACAGCTCCATCGAAGACCTCGCGGGCATTCTGTACGATCCAACTCGTCCCACAATGTCTATCGAGGAGATGAATGAGGCTATCGCGGACGGCGGCGCCGAGAGCGGAATGCGTGGCATGAACCCGGCGAGGCTCGGATGA
- a CDS encoding VOC family protein, which translates to MFSDFRIGEQWFTAMDTVVEQDFSFTCGMSLEVACADQAEIDRLWGALSAVPEAEQCGWLADKFGVSWQIVPANMGELMERPNAFQHLLEMKKIVIAEI; encoded by the coding sequence ATGTTTAGCGATTTTCGGATCGGCGAGCAATGGTTCACGGCAATGGACACCGTCGTCGAACAAGACTTCAGCTTCACCTGCGGCATGTCCCTTGAGGTAGCCTGCGCGGATCAAGCCGAGATCGACCGGTTGTGGGGCGCGCTGTCCGCCGTGCCGGAGGCAGAGCAGTGCGGGTGGCTCGCAGACAAGTTCGGTGTGAGCTGGCAGATCGTGCCCGCGAACATGGGGGAGCTGATGGAGCGGCCGAACGCGTTTCAACACCTTCTCGAGATGAAGAAAATTGTGATCGCGGAGATCTAA
- a CDS encoding YaeQ family protein, translated as MAIGSTMVTFAVQLADVDRGVYDEFTLRLAQHPSETAEFMVTRLLAYCLEYEEGITFGGGVSTTDEPAVFVKDLTGKMTAWIEVGAPDAARVHAGSKAADRAAVYTHRDPAKLLASWTGKPLHRADELVVRSFDIAFVRDVASRLERRNDLSVSVTEGQLYLELNGASLTATVEEHRAA; from the coding sequence ATGGCAATTGGCTCGACGATGGTGACGTTTGCCGTGCAGTTGGCGGACGTGGATCGCGGCGTGTACGACGAATTCACGCTGCGGCTCGCGCAGCACCCCTCGGAGACCGCCGAGTTTATGGTGACGCGGCTGCTCGCGTACTGCCTTGAATACGAGGAGGGCATCACCTTCGGTGGTGGCGTCTCAACGACCGATGAGCCTGCCGTGTTCGTCAAGGATCTGACCGGCAAGATGACGGCGTGGATCGAGGTCGGTGCGCCGGATGCGGCGCGGGTGCACGCGGGCAGCAAAGCGGCGGATCGCGCGGCGGTGTATACCCATCGTGATCCGGCGAAGCTGCTGGCCTCGTGGACGGGCAAGCCGCTGCACCGCGCCGATGAGCTTGTGGTGCGCAGTTTTGATATCGCGTTTGTGCGCGATGTTGCGTCGCGGCTTGAACGCCGCAACGACCTCAGCGTTTCGGTTACCGAGGGGCAGTTGTACCTCGAACTGAACGGTGCCTCCCTGACGGCGACGGTGGAGGAACACCGCGCAGCCTGA
- a CDS encoding copper resistance CopC family protein — translation MFHNTIRKTVATAATALIALGAILGVASPALAHDELVGIDLVADPSDGRVEAVKLSYSNSIVEVGTEILVTGPDGASAISSAPEVAGPDVTQALNADLPRGSYTVAWRVVSSDGHPIEGGFVFFVTDQGTADPNDIAAIEADERGLDAAADTSGFPVIGIVGISALAALAVAGAVVAILVGKKRRAQAFGAPQSDSEDES, via the coding sequence TTGTTTCACAACACTATTCGTAAAACCGTCGCGACTGCAGCGACCGCATTGATCGCCCTTGGCGCAATTCTGGGAGTCGCCTCACCGGCGCTCGCTCATGATGAACTCGTCGGCATTGACCTCGTCGCGGACCCGAGTGACGGCCGCGTCGAGGCGGTGAAGCTGAGCTACAGCAACTCGATCGTCGAGGTCGGTACCGAGATCCTCGTCACCGGACCGGACGGCGCAAGCGCTATCTCAAGCGCCCCCGAGGTCGCTGGACCCGATGTCACCCAGGCGCTCAATGCGGATCTGCCGCGAGGCAGCTACACCGTTGCCTGGCGCGTCGTTTCAAGTGACGGTCATCCGATCGAAGGCGGCTTCGTCTTCTTCGTCACGGATCAGGGCACTGCTGACCCCAACGACATCGCCGCAATTGAAGCCGACGAGCGCGGGCTTGATGCCGCGGCCGACACGAGCGGCTTCCCCGTCATCGGTATCGTCGGGATCTCAGCCCTGGCGGCGCTCGCCGTTGCCGGAGCCGTCGTTGCGATCCTTGTCGGAAAGAAGCGTCGCGCGCAGGCCTTTGGTGCGCCGCAGTCAGATTCAGAAGACGAGAGCTGA
- a CDS encoding Dyp-type peroxidase: MRRVDPAKIPAWLGPLPAFSRDRLEERFNGGDLLLVLQADDPLAVAHAARMLERDLRSFAELKWVQQGFRQARGSEATGTTMRNLMGQVDGTVNPDPAADDFAGLVWCDGSAAGESWLANGSAFVLRRTRMELDTWDQVDRPGREQTIGRTLADGAPLSGGDEHTPSDFDAKNALGLPLIPSFSHIARARSTDPNERIFRRGMNYDDGTEAGLLFACYQRDPLKQFVPIQQRLDELDLLNEWITHTGSAVFAILPGFTPDTPLGASLLA, translated from the coding sequence GTGCGACGGGTCGACCCCGCAAAGATCCCCGCCTGGCTCGGGCCGCTCCCCGCTTTCTCCCGGGACCGACTCGAAGAACGGTTCAACGGCGGCGATCTGCTGCTCGTGCTGCAGGCCGATGATCCTCTCGCCGTCGCTCACGCGGCCCGCATGCTCGAGCGGGATCTCCGCTCCTTCGCGGAACTGAAGTGGGTGCAGCAGGGATTCCGCCAGGCCCGCGGCTCCGAAGCGACCGGCACCACCATGCGCAATCTGATGGGGCAGGTCGACGGCACCGTCAACCCCGATCCCGCAGCGGACGACTTTGCCGGGCTCGTGTGGTGTGACGGCTCGGCAGCGGGCGAGTCTTGGCTCGCAAACGGCAGCGCCTTCGTGCTGCGCCGCACCCGCATGGAGCTCGACACCTGGGACCAGGTGGACCGGCCGGGGCGCGAGCAGACCATCGGGCGCACGCTCGCAGACGGGGCGCCGCTCTCCGGCGGTGACGAGCACACGCCCTCCGACTTCGACGCGAAGAACGCCTTGGGGCTGCCGCTGATTCCGTCGTTCTCGCACATTGCCAGGGCGCGCTCCACCGACCCGAACGAGCGGATCTTTCGCCGCGGCATGAACTACGACGACGGGACCGAGGCGGGGCTGCTCTTCGCTTGCTACCAGCGCGACCCGCTGAAACAGTTCGTGCCGATCCAGCAGCGCCTCGACGAACTCGACCTGCTCAACGAGTGGATCACGCACACCGGGTCGGCGGTGTTCGCGATCCTGCCGGGTTTCACGCCGGACACGCCGCTCGGCGCGTCACTGCTGGCCTAA
- the rplT gene encoding 50S ribosomal protein L20, translating into MARVKRAVNAHKKRRVILERAEGYRGQRSRLYRKAKEQVIHSLEYAYNDRRKKKGDFRRLWIQRINAGARANGLTYNRFIQGLGLAGVEVDRRMLSELATNEPKAFAALVEVAKAALPADTSAPKAAA; encoded by the coding sequence ATGGCAAGAGTCAAGCGGGCCGTCAATGCCCATAAGAAGCGTCGCGTAATCCTTGAGCGTGCAGAGGGATACCGTGGTCAGCGGTCGCGTCTGTACCGCAAGGCCAAAGAGCAGGTTATTCACTCGCTCGAGTACGCATACAACGACCGCCGCAAGAAGAAGGGCGATTTCCGTCGCCTGTGGATCCAGCGTATTAACGCTGGCGCTCGTGCGAACGGCCTGACCTACAACCGTTTCATCCAGGGCCTCGGCCTTGCGGGTGTCGAGGTTGACCGTCGTATGCTCTCTGAGCTTGCGACCAACGAGCCCAAGGCATTCGCCGCGCTGGTTGAGGTTGCCAAGGCTGCGCTGCCCGCAGACACCTCGGCTCCGAAGGCTGCTGCCTAA
- the pheS gene encoding phenylalanine--tRNA ligase subunit alpha yields MSDSVENPISQSAVDAAVQAALAAFAAATSVADLKAARTAHAGDASALSQLNARMREVPKDEKAATGKLMGQARGRVEGAYKGREAELAKAEAAARLVAETVDVTAAPVRRRAGSRHPLAQLQDEAADIFIGMGWEIAEGPEIEHEWFNFDALGFDPDHPARAMQDTFFVEPADRHLLLRTHTSPVQIRSLLGDQLTNTELPVYVVAPGRVYRTDELDATHTPVFHQIEGIAIDRGLTMAHLRGTLEHFARQMFGAEAQIRLRPNFFPFTEPSAEMDAWQPNAKGGARWVEWGGCGMVDPRVLLAAGIDPDEYQGFAFGMGIERTLQFRHDLNDMRDMVEGDVRFNSQFGGLV; encoded by the coding sequence GTGTCAGACAGTGTAGAGAACCCAATTTCCCAGTCGGCCGTTGATGCCGCCGTTCAAGCGGCTCTCGCGGCGTTTGCGGCGGCGACGTCCGTCGCGGATCTGAAGGCCGCGCGGACCGCGCACGCGGGCGATGCTTCGGCGCTGTCGCAGCTCAACGCGCGCATGCGCGAGGTGCCCAAGGACGAAAAAGCGGCGACGGGCAAGCTCATGGGGCAAGCCCGCGGCCGTGTCGAGGGCGCGTATAAGGGGCGCGAGGCTGAACTGGCTAAGGCTGAGGCGGCGGCGCGGCTCGTGGCCGAAACCGTCGACGTCACCGCTGCCCCCGTGCGTCGCCGGGCAGGATCCCGCCACCCTCTCGCGCAGCTGCAAGACGAGGCCGCCGACATCTTCATCGGCATGGGCTGGGAGATCGCAGAGGGCCCGGAGATCGAGCACGAGTGGTTCAACTTCGATGCGCTCGGCTTCGATCCGGATCACCCCGCGCGCGCTATGCAAGACACGTTCTTTGTTGAGCCCGCCGACCGCCACCTGCTGCTGCGCACCCACACCTCGCCCGTGCAGATCCGTTCCCTGCTCGGCGATCAGCTGACCAACACCGAGCTGCCCGTGTACGTTGTCGCCCCAGGGCGTGTCTACCGCACCGATGAGCTCGACGCGACGCACACGCCCGTGTTCCACCAGATCGAGGGCATCGCGATCGACCGCGGGTTGACGATGGCGCACCTGCGCGGCACGCTTGAGCACTTCGCCCGCCAGATGTTTGGCGCTGAAGCGCAGATTCGACTGCGCCCCAACTTCTTCCCCTTCACCGAGCCGTCGGCCGAGATGGACGCGTGGCAGCCAAACGCAAAGGGTGGCGCACGCTGGGTCGAGTGGGGCGGCTGCGGCATGGTCGACCCGCGGGTGCTGCTCGCGGCGGGGATCGATCCCGATGAATATCAGGGCTTCGCGTTCGGCATGGGGATCGAGCGCACCCTGCAATTCCGCCACGACCTCAACGACATGCGTGACATGGTCGAGGGCGATGTACGTTTCAACTCGCAGTTCGGAGGCCTGGTCTAA
- a CDS encoding AzlC family ABC transporter permease codes for MRPQTRAGLTDSLGVGIGIYPLGIALGVLVVQAGLPWWLAPALSVGIFAGSVELLLVSMLAATTPLLTIAVTVFAVNFRHVFYALSFPIHRVRPGLPRAYSVYAMIDEAYATYVLMPAEQLTSRRIITGQLTMQAYWVLGGITGVLIARSLPQPIEGFEFALVALFVVMTLDAVRSRKELPSALLAGLAAAVAILITPENALLTALVVFTVMLAARYLLTRRSGSGESGAADA; via the coding sequence TTGAGGCCACAAACCCGCGCGGGCCTCACAGATTCGCTCGGTGTCGGGATCGGGATCTACCCGCTCGGGATCGCGCTGGGTGTCCTCGTCGTGCAAGCTGGACTCCCCTGGTGGCTCGCGCCGGCACTGTCGGTCGGGATCTTCGCCGGTTCGGTCGAGCTTCTCCTCGTCAGCATGCTCGCCGCCACCACCCCGCTCCTCACGATCGCGGTCACGGTGTTCGCCGTGAATTTCAGGCACGTCTTCTACGCCCTGTCGTTTCCGATCCACCGGGTGAGACCCGGGCTCCCCCGCGCATATTCGGTCTACGCGATGATCGACGAAGCCTACGCGACGTATGTGCTGATGCCCGCTGAACAACTGACCTCACGCCGTATCATCACCGGTCAGCTGACGATGCAGGCATACTGGGTGCTCGGCGGGATTACCGGAGTGCTGATTGCTCGATCCCTCCCTCAGCCGATCGAGGGCTTCGAGTTCGCGCTGGTCGCACTCTTTGTGGTGATGACGCTCGACGCGGTGCGCAGCCGGAAGGAACTTCCTTCGGCGCTACTCGCAGGGTTAGCCGCGGCGGTCGCGATCCTCATCACCCCTGAGAATGCGCTTCTCACCGCGCTCGTCGTCTTCACGGTGATGCTCGCCGCAAGATACCTGCTGACGCGCCGGTCAGGATCCGGTGAGAGTGGAGCAGCGGATGCCTGA
- a CDS encoding DUF1844 domain-containing protein, which yields MSTQPTDHSAAPEATQQPDSVDPAQATRDIADVAAVEVITTASVHLLSAAAVKVGLADDPDTQTDLDEARKLINALAGLITAAAPDISDMHARSLRDGLRSVQLAFREASTIPDPIGQGPGEKFTGPVN from the coding sequence ATGAGCACCCAACCCACCGACCATTCCGCCGCTCCCGAAGCGACCCAGCAGCCTGACAGTGTGGATCCTGCGCAGGCGACCCGAGATATCGCGGACGTTGCAGCGGTTGAGGTCATCACGACCGCCTCCGTGCACCTGCTGAGTGCTGCCGCCGTCAAGGTGGGTCTCGCCGACGACCCTGACACCCAGACCGACCTCGACGAGGCCCGCAAGCTCATCAACGCGCTCGCGGGACTCATCACCGCAGCGGCCCCAGATATCAGCGACATGCACGCGCGAAGCCTGCGTGACGGCCTGCGTTCGGTGCAGCTCGCCTTCCGCGAGGCGTCGACGATCCCCGATCCCATCGGCCAGGGACCGGGCGAGAAGTTCACCGGCCCAGTGAATTGA
- a CDS encoding TrmH family RNA methyltransferase, with the protein MIENPKSALVKKVAALARKKERVAHGRFLVEGPQAVREALLHRPDLLETIYATTGTEGWQAEIDRLASEREVWVERVTPEVLAGMAETVTPQGVLAVSKTWELSLEDALSDAKLVAILHEVRDPGNAGTVLRAADAAGADAVIFAGNSIDPFHPKVVRSTTGSLFHLPVAVTGSLEAATAAVRAAGITSLAADVRGASLLEARTEGVLRGRIAWIFGNEAKGLSEADRALADRSLKLPIYGAAESLNLATAASVLLYETAFAQRDPAD; encoded by the coding sequence GTGATTGAGAACCCGAAATCTGCCCTCGTCAAGAAAGTGGCGGCGCTCGCCCGCAAGAAGGAGCGGGTCGCCCACGGTCGTTTCCTGGTGGAGGGGCCGCAGGCGGTACGCGAGGCGCTGCTGCACCGGCCGGATCTGCTCGAAACGATCTACGCCACCACCGGCACCGAGGGCTGGCAGGCTGAGATTGACCGGCTCGCCTCGGAGCGCGAGGTGTGGGTGGAACGCGTGACCCCCGAGGTGCTCGCGGGCATGGCCGAGACCGTCACCCCGCAGGGGGTGCTCGCCGTCTCCAAGACCTGGGAGCTGTCGCTCGAAGATGCGCTGTCCGACGCGAAGCTGGTGGCGATCCTGCACGAGGTCCGGGATCCCGGCAACGCGGGTACCGTGCTGCGGGCCGCAGACGCAGCCGGAGCCGACGCGGTCATCTTTGCCGGTAACAGCATCGACCCTTTCCACCCGAAGGTGGTGCGTTCGACCACGGGATCGCTGTTTCACCTGCCGGTTGCGGTGACGGGATCGCTTGAGGCGGCGACCGCCGCGGTGCGAGCGGCAGGAATCACCAGCCTCGCCGCGGATGTGCGCGGAGCGTCGCTGCTGGAAGCCCGCACAGAGGGCGTGCTGCGCGGCCGGATCGCGTGGATCTTTGGTAACGAGGCAAAGGGGCTCAGCGAGGCGGATCGCGCGCTGGCGGATCGCTCGCTGAAGCTCCCCATCTACGGCGCCGCAGAGTCGTTGAACCTCGCGACGGCCGCGAGCGTGTTGCTCTACGAAACCGCGTTCGCTCAGCGCGACCCCGCCGATTGA
- a CDS encoding TetR/AcrR family transcriptional regulator, with protein MTDAGESAQQTPRKIARDRKQQELLEVARRHLGEVGAAGLSLRAIARECGLVSSAIYRYFVSRDALLTVLIIEAYDALGLHVESAEAGVPRSELAARFTAAAHAMREWGQKNPHQYALIFGSPVPGYSAPQDTVASASRVGLVLFAVLRDAYQQGIRPAVTPSLTEAGPSVSQLRQDFGLDVPDTLVLMGVEAWSRLHGAIAFEIFGQFNKMVSAPGKLYSFIIAEELTRFGLGAGSK; from the coding sequence GTGACTGATGCGGGCGAATCCGCGCAGCAGACCCCCCGCAAGATTGCGCGGGATCGCAAACAACAGGAACTCCTAGAGGTCGCACGGCGGCATCTGGGGGAGGTTGGCGCGGCCGGCCTGTCTCTGCGCGCCATTGCGCGTGAGTGTGGCCTCGTCTCCTCCGCGATCTATCGCTATTTCGTAAGCCGCGATGCGCTGCTGACGGTGCTGATTATTGAGGCGTATGACGCGCTCGGCCTACATGTGGAATCGGCGGAGGCGGGTGTTCCGCGCTCCGAGCTGGCGGCAAGATTTACGGCCGCCGCGCACGCTATGCGGGAGTGGGGTCAGAAGAATCCCCACCAGTATGCCCTGATCTTCGGATCCCCGGTTCCGGGTTACAGTGCGCCGCAAGACACTGTGGCCTCCGCCTCCCGAGTGGGCCTGGTGCTGTTTGCTGTGCTGCGTGACGCGTATCAGCAGGGGATTCGTCCCGCTGTCACGCCGAGTCTCACCGAGGCGGGACCGTCGGTTTCGCAGTTGCGTCAGGACTTTGGTTTGGATGTGCCCGACACACTGGTGCTGATGGGAGTAGAGGCATGGTCTCGCCTACACGGTGCGATAGCCTTTGAGATCTTTGGGCAGTTCAACAAGATGGTTTCGGCGCCCGGCAAGCTCTATAGCTTCATTATTGCGGAAGAGCTCACGCGTTTCGGTCTCGGGGCGGGATCGAAGTAG
- a CDS encoding VOC family protein, producing MQNIVTNIWCNGNAEAVGQFYASVFPNTRSWVESRYPHEGLLDFQQSLAGEPLTVAVDLDGMRLTLINAGPEFTPNPSISLMLNFDPILFGDDAMAARAQLDAVWAAFLDGGTVLMPLQEYPFSPRFGWVQDRYGVTWQLILSDASGEVRPFVMPSLLFGGPVQDRAAEAVDYYIQVFPDAELGMRVPYEVDSGPRRRAR from the coding sequence ATGCAGAACATCGTCACAAACATCTGGTGCAACGGTAATGCTGAAGCGGTCGGTCAGTTTTATGCGAGCGTGTTTCCGAATACGCGCAGTTGGGTGGAGTCTCGATACCCACACGAGGGGCTGCTCGATTTTCAGCAGTCGCTCGCAGGCGAACCGCTCACGGTCGCCGTTGACCTGGACGGGATGCGGTTGACCCTCATCAACGCTGGCCCTGAATTCACACCGAACCCTTCGATCTCGCTGATGCTCAATTTTGATCCGATCCTCTTCGGCGACGATGCCATGGCGGCGAGGGCGCAACTCGACGCGGTGTGGGCCGCGTTCCTTGACGGTGGCACGGTCCTGATGCCGCTACAGGAATACCCCTTCAGTCCGCGATTCGGGTGGGTGCAGGACCGCTACGGTGTGACGTGGCAGCTGATCTTGAGCGATGCCTCGGGGGAGGTGCGGCCCTTTGTAATGCCGTCGCTGTTGTTTGGTGGGCCGGTGCAGGATCGCGCGGCGGAAGCCGTGGACTATTACATACAGGTCTTCCCCGATGCAGAGTTGGGAATGCGTGTGCCCTACGAGGTTGACTCGGGGCCGCGGCGGCGGGCGCGGTGA